The Rosa rugosa chromosome 1, drRosRugo1.1, whole genome shotgun sequence genomic sequence TGCGTCGACTCCCGACCTCATTCTCCAACCTAAGCCTACTGGAGCCGCCTCCAACCTGACCCCGAGTCCCCGACCTCGCTCTCTGACCCCGAGTTCCCCTGCCTCGCTCTGACCCCGAGTCCCCGATCTAGTTTTCCAGACCTCGAGCTTGAGCTCCGATCTGACCTCGAGCTTATTAGCCGACCTGAGCTTGTCATTCTCCAACGTCTAGTCTCgtaggtcctctctctctctctctcttctcttggTTACCACCAGTACTGATTTTCTGTCCGGTTTTGATCTAAAGTTCagtcttttttgtttaattcttgTGTATTTGAGTTGGGTTTGTCTTTGAATGGCTTAAATGTGTGGTATTTTGAGCTGGTGCATGTTGATTGTGTTTGATTTTAGTTCTTGCACATGTTGGTTGTCAATCTGCAGAGGAAGATCGTAGATTGAAGGTTTTCAAGAAGGAGTGGTTTGAAGGCAAGGACTGTCTTGACATTGGCTGCTATTCTGGGGTTATCACTATACAAATCGGTAGTTATTCTTGCTTATAATGATCATCATTGTGTGTTATGAGTTTATTAGCTATGGTTTATTGtaattttcctcttcttctagtCAAATGGAAAGAAGAGCATCAATCTGGGTATTTGATTGCCCATTCTGTTCTTTTTGTCCTTCCGAATTCTCATGCATTGGTTTGTTGCTTTTGTTATAGTGGTTTGATGCTGTTCTTTGGTTTTCATTGTAGTTGTTTGATGCTGTTCTGCATTTACCTTTTgttattgttttcaattttcgGTTTGTTATTCTGGAGCTCTGCTCTTGAAGTCATTATTATTAAATGAAATCTGTATCACTGAAAATTTATGTTCAAGTGAATTTGAAGCAATCTGTATCTATGTAGTTAGATGTAGGCAGTTAGGCATTTAAGCATTCATGACAACTGTTTGATGTTTTATTGGATGTGTTGAATTGTCATGTAATTGCAGCGGTTAGTCAACATTGCCTTATGATCACCCAAGATTGCAACCCCCTGAACCTTCcaccctaaactctaaaccgTGAATATGAGCtattgttttctgaattgaAGTTCTTTCAATACTGTATACTGTGCATGTTTTGCACAATGAACAATACTGAGAAACATTAATTCAGGAGAATTTCAGACTTAAGGTTTAGAGTCAGCATACTTGAGTTAAAACTCTGAACCTAACTTTTCTATTCTCAAGTACCGTTGAATCTATTTGGGGTCCAATCACTATTACATTGGTTTCTTTTTCATTGCACAGGTTATTCATGAAAATCTGGAAATCATGTTATCACTTTCTTTAAGGTTGATATTTAAAAACTTCATTTGTTCTCAGATTCTCTCAACCCATTGATGGAGTAACTTATATATGGTTTAACCCATTGATGGATAACATGCAGTAACTTATATATGTTTGGACTTTGGAAGAAGCATTAATAATTGTGTTTGAATGGAGTGTGTTTACTACTTGGCCATTTTgattgatatatttttttttctttttcaaaatggGTTGAGAGAGAAGGGAAGCAGGATTAGTTTAGTGGTTTACATATTGAGAATGGTTACTGTGGTATCAATACACTATGGTGCTTTGTTGGTGGAAATTGGGGTACATATGGTTTAACCCAGTTTTTAACAGAGCAGTGGTTGTTTTGGATGTTATGGCAGGATGGAAGGCCGCGATGACTGGTGGGGCCGGGCTTACTGATGGCAGCGGCAATGTGGAGGTCAAAAGTGACTCAATTAGTGAAGGGAGTTCGGATTTTGATCTGGAATCAGATGGGTCACTGCCCTTTTACATGCTTGATGCTTACGAAGAGTTCTATGGACCTAATATGGGCACTGTTTATCTATTTGGGAAGGTAAACATGACGAGTTTTATGTTATAACACTTATTTTGCGTTCTTATTAATGAATGTTTTGCAATTCGTTTCATTTCTGAAGAGTTATTATCTTACAAGCTTAATCATATCAACCTATTTTATAGTTGATTCATTGTTGTGATGTAGGTTAAAGTAGGAAGTTCATATCAGCTTGAAAAGGATGCCGAGGACTCAAGGATTTCACCCACAGATTTTCGTAAGAAGCTGCATGTAGGTTTTTTCTTCTGTATAAGCTTGAATATAGATAAAATTTAGTTTGGCcttgtctttgtttttttttttttggttgctaCTGTTGATGCTCTTTTCTACATCATCAGGATGCGGCTTCAGAATTAAAGAATGAATTAGCAAAGAAGTTGTTGGATCTCAATGTATCAGCTTTTAGCATGGCACCTGTCAAGGTTCGCATACTCAATAATTCTGATATTTCCAATTGTGCGTTGACTCAGTTATGAGAAAATAAACTTTTTTGGAGGTTCATAGTACTTTCATGTTCTTTCTTCCTCTGTTGCTCACTTTCTGTTATGTGAACACTGCAGAGGAACTATGCTTTTGAGCGATCTGACATACCTGCAGGGGAGAATTATGTACTGAAGATCAATTATCCATTCTGGGTATATAACTCAACCAGTATGAAATCAATAGGGTTATTAGGTAGCACTAAAGTGACCTTCAATCGCAAATCAACTGTATTACAGCTTCTTGCTCATAGATGTTTGGAGTTTCATAGGTCGTTGCTGTTTAACGTTGCCTGTGAAGCAGAGATGCATAATGCAGAATGACTTGATGATTTATTAAAGAAACTTTTTGACTCAGTTTCTTATGAACATTATTTGCACTGGTGCAGGATCCACCAGTATCAGCAGATCTAAAAGGAGAAACTTTTGGTGGGAtacagggagagagagagagagagcgaagggactagaggaagaagaagagattcagcAATATATAGACAGCGATGGTGATTGctcatgtattttttttttctttctctaatTGGGCATTGATTTGGGTCAAAGCTTCCGACGAGGATTACCAAGAGTTTGAGTCTCTTCATGCTGTCAACATCAAGCAAGTCTACAGAACTGGGTTTCACTTTCGACCTCCCGGCCACTTGATTAACGGTACTCAATTCTGTTGATTTCCTTACTGTCAACTAACCACTaatatttgtttaattaaatcaTAAAGTAGTTTCTCCGTTTGGTCCATGCACTACGTTTTTCTTTGCAATTTCTTTATTCATGTTTAGCAAgctgaaataaaaaaataaaaaaaaagtacataATAAGAAGATGAGAACTTTATGTTATACCCTTAGTTTATATTTCTGTAGTGGTATTCAATCAATTCAAAGTAGTTCTGCTGTTTAATATAAAGTTGCAGAAATTGAAGAAAGCAATGCTTTAGCTCTTGCTCTTGCTATATTTCCACATTGTAGGCTCAAATGCTTGGGATCGAGAAAACTTTGCCAAATGTGAATTGTGAAATTTGATGATCATCGACTATTTTGCCTTGCAGGGACTGAACCCAATCTGGATCAATTTTGAGTGATATTGGTGGGATTTCAGGTATGTCAAGTCCTAACTAATATACCAGCACATATTTGATTTTAAAAAGGGTTGCTTCTTGTGTCAGGCTTTTTCTTGATGCGTACTTCGGTACTTGCATGCTAAAGCTAGCATGCTTGACACtcttgtttgagcccaaaagtaattttggcaatatccttcagtggatctagcacagcgggccgatacctgcggcccaaaaataaacatacttggttttgggttacgactccgcctattccggaatccatgaggagagcgaagtcctattggaatcaagtaatagagattgactaggaaactccagtcaataatccttctacgacaaggagcggtcgaaaccctaggtatatataccaggtttcgagGACAGATTAAGGACCTCtctaaaatcaatcaatcccagcgattacaaagcctcccaggAGCAagccttcaacctcgttgaaactcGGTGACCGCgatccagtcccagtctctccaagagccgactgctagcatcaccagaccaacccggcgaccgtacttccagtcctagtctccccaggagccgactgcgagcgcaaccgccaccgttactaccagcgaagcaagggtaacgccctcgcaacccagcgaagctaaagtcacgctttagcgcaaccccgtgtttctcccaacttcccagtgattgctctgcttagtctacaacactaagtatcgattcggtgaacgcaagagaccacaaccaaagtccttatccgtaaggcaaaagtccttttctgAAAGGCTAAAGAAGAACCCTgtgatgaggttggtgctctcctcgtccacagcgcttgaagaagaagtcaggtcaagggactaccccaacgactgcaccccgcggtgctggcacgcctgcgcaatcacttgctcaaaagagacagtttgcaagccaactggttttggagccaaacaactctTCTGAACTGTTACTAATTCCTTATGCCTTACAATATCTCAAATTGACTGGTAGAAGCGATGAAACTGTAAGTACTTTACCAAGTAACAAGAGTTATGGCAATTAGCTTCccaattgttttcttttctatttcagATAAGTGATTTATTTATTGAATTATAGGTATTTGTAGTGGGCGGTAAAGGATCGGAAAGGGTATACCCAACAACAACTTGACGAGGTCCGCATTGAAATAGCCGACTACTTACAGACTCTGTTGTAGGTTCTGACcagtttcttgattttgagtTAGTTTTAACTAACTTTTTTGTAGCAATTATGAACAAACAAGAATACTAATTGCTAGGCTAGCCTTGTAGTATATAGGTGCATATATGAATTGGAGTTTTATTTTGCCCATTTTGTAAACTGTTAAGGATGATGAATGTCGGATATAATACCCCAATTTGCAATTTATAATCACAGTTCTATTTTGTGGACAGAATCCTCTTTATAGAATGTGATGTGTAGATATAAAGTTGAAATTAGTTTTAGCCATAAAAACTGATGTCCAGTAATACAGATACATCAGttctaaaatgaaaattgaTGTTACTAATATATCCAGACATCGGTTCATTGTTAAAAACGATATACTACCAAGTGCCAGACATCAGTTCTGAAATGAAAaccgatgttactaaaatatccAGACATCGATTCATTGTCAGAAACGATATACTACTGAGTCCCAGACATCAGTTCCGAAAGGAAAACCGATGTTACTAAACTATCCAGACATCGGTTCATTGTCAGAAACGATATACTACCGAGTGCCAGACATCAGGTCCGAAATGAACACCGATGTTACTAACATATCCAGACATCGGTTCATTGTCAGAAACGATATACTACCGAGTGCCAGACATCAGTTCCGAAATGAACACCGATGTTACTAACATATCCAGACATCGGTTCATTTTCAGAAACGATGTCTTTAACAGTATTACTCATcggttcttaaatcaataacgatgttaaaactCAAACTTGTGTTATAtaatctatatttctttaagctttaaatacaataaaatgtgggtttaacaatagtaaagcatgcaagtttgttatcatttaaacctatttacatcgGTTTATTATAAGGAACCGATGTCTACCCGAATAttagacatcggctaaaaaccgatgtctgcattttccggatctttctcatcacccacaaagacatcggttgggtttttgtttctcatcggtttttgaCCGATGTCTGGGGcaataattctagtagtgagctGGATTAGAAGTGTGGATGATTGATTGTAAAGATGTCTTAGCTGTGATGAAGCGTTAACTCCGGTGTTCAATGGCAGGAGTATGTTTAAGAATAATGCATTAGCTCCGTTGTTTAACTTGACCACCCAGTTTCTAATGTTGGATTTGGTTTCTAGATGGCATGTGAGGGGGTTGTTGCGAATGAATTTTACATCGAAAAGGTGAAAAAGAACTATGGTTGATGATTGATTTGATAGCAATTGTAACAAGGTACGTATTTTGAATAGAATATATCTCACATCTAACTACATGTGGTTAACTTGAGAACAATATCAAAATTGTGTTAAATGATAGTAGAATCCGTGAGCCGTGAGAAAGTGTTTTGTGGAACTCCTGTGAGAAATGGAAGGATGATATTATTTGCAGGGGCTGTGTACAATATTATATACCACCTTTGTGTAGTGGTAGTAATGTAGTATACAATCTAGAAAATGTCAAAAACGAAGCACTTGGAGAATGGAGGCACTACAAAACTGTTACTTCTGAATGAAGATGGTTAAAGGGTTTCTCCTTCTTGTTGCCCAAGTTTGTTTGCTCAAAAATCTAGAGGAGATACATATATCTAGCTCCTAAATTTTTATAGATCTCCACTTGTGTGAGCAAAATGTAACAGTGTGTTACGTTCTTAGCTAAACAAACCTTCGCTAAGGGTCCACgttgttgagaatgtgtataaatataactcccacattagaaaaatataactttgcttatgggtttataaggatttgggccacttcatccattgccaattagttttggatgtgaaccccagattactttatcatggtatcagagcgggttacccacgtgtttgGTTTCAGCAATGGCCACACGTGCTCaccgtcacccaatataacttgtccacgtgtatggcttgagaaATCGTCACACGTGctggggcgtgttgagaatgtgtataaatataactcccacattggaaaaacataactttgcttatgggtttataaggatttgggccactccatccattgccaattggttttggatgtgaaccccagattactttatcatggtatcagagctttggCTCTTGATCCTGTGGACTATTTCATACTGTAGAAGTGTTCGTCTACTTTCTAGCTTCCGCATTTGAGCTTCGTTGTTCTTCATCAGGTGAAAAACTCTAGAATTGCGATTTCTGCTTCGTTTATGTAAATCAAGCTCATCGATCTCATCCTAAGCTTTATCTTTGCCATGCTTTCTACTGGTGAGCTCAATTCTCACTACAGATCGCCTATTTTCACTTTGATATTCTGGATCTGAATACTGTAGTTGTTCCTTGTTGTCCATGCATCATCTTTAATCTGTGAAGCGTGATGATATATTAGCTCATAAGCTGTGGAATTTGTGATAACATAATAGATTGATAACAAGTGACTCCACCGTACATATTTGATTTTGGATATGGATTGTGGAGGCTCGATTGTCTAATTTTTCATGTTGAAGGGATTGTTATTCTATCAGGCCTAAACTCAATCATTCTCTTCGTGTGGCTTGCAAATTCATGGTATTATCTTTTCAATTCACCTAGTTTACTGGTATTTGGAGTATCTACAATGCTATACATCTGTGTTGTTGATGGATTCTTCCTACATATGATGGATGCTGCTATGATTGAAAACTTGCATTGATATGTGAAGCACTGAAGCTTTTGGAATACATAGTAAACAGAGTTATGATGATTGGTGATGTTACTGAGGATTGGATGGTGATGCTTAAAGACAAAGTGTCAAATAAAGGAAAACAAAGTCATGACGTTGCAAGCCATTCGGTGGCtttgaaaacaaaatttttaTAATGTTTGGTGGTagtcaaaatcaaacaaaattttGGTGATTAGTGAACTTGAAATTTCATTGATTCATTGTGCATGGAGTTGGACAATTGATTCATTGTGCATGGAGTTGGATAATTGGACATAGTTACTTTGTTGTCAGCAAACTAGTTAAAGCATATATGGCTACTAGTCAAACTCCATTTgagatttatatgttgcttagtATGATGACGAGAAGATTGGATTACAATAACTTCATTACTTGGAGCTACCAATTTCAAACTCTTTTAGAGGGACAGGACCTCTTCGGTTATATTGATGGCAATACTCCTTGTCCTACAAAGTATGTGATCACTAGTAATGGGGAAGTAACAGGTGAGATCACTGCAGCCTACAAAATGTGGAAGAAAATAGATAAGGCTTTGCTTAGTCTTCTTGTTGCAACTCTGAATGATGATATTATGGATATTGTTGTTGGAAGTAAATCCTCAAGGGAAGCATGGATGTGTTTACAAGAAAGATTTTCCAATGTTTCCAGAGCCAATATTATGAAGTTAAAGACTGATATTCAGACAATTAAGAAAGGAAGTGACTCTATTGAGAGGTACCTGCTCAGAATCAAACAAACTAGAGATCAATTGAGTGCTGTTGGAGTTACTATATCAGACGAGGATATTGTGGTTCTCACTTTAGATGGTTTACCTGATGAATATGCTATGTTGAAAATGGTTATTCGTGGCAGAGAAACTCCCATCAATGCAAAAGATTTCAGGTCTCAGTTGCTGGCAGCAGAGCAAGATGTTGAAGGGTTTATGCATTCTTCTTCTAGCATGAGTGCTATGCTTGCTCTAGGTCGTTTTCAGAATTCACAAGGGAACAACTCTAATTCCTTTTTTGCTGAAGGAGATGATAAAGAAGGTTACAGAAGGCAGTGGTCCAACAATGACATAAACTACAAAAGGAGTTATCAAGGGAACTCATGTGGTGGATATTACAACAATGATAAGGGAAAATCCTATACATGGAAGTCTACTGCTTGGAATGGAAATTATAAAAGTGTAGGAGGTGACTCTTATAACAACTTGAATGGTGGTGGAGGCTACAAGAATCATTTTAGGTTGTCTCTAGAGTGTCAA encodes the following:
- the LOC133740342 gene encoding DNA polymerase alpha catalytic subunit-like; the encoded protein is MTGGAGLTDGSGNVEVKSDSISEGSSDFDLESDGSLPFYMLDAYEEFYGPNMGTVYLFGKVKVGSSYQLEKDAEDSRISPTDFRKKLHDAASELKNELAKKLLDLNVSAFSMAPVKRNYAFERSDIPAGENYVLKINYPFWDPPVSADLKGETFGGIQGERERERRD